CTTGTCTTTATGACGTGGACGATCGCCCGACTTCTGCGCATTCGATTCTCACTCGCCATCGGTATCGCACTCGTATGGATCACCAATCCGCTCACCATGGCCTTCTTCTATTACGGATTTTACGAAACCGGGCGTTTCTTCCTGCAATTCATGAACCTCATGCACTCCGATCCGATCACCATGGAGCGCATCGCCGTGCTTGTCGACGCCGCCGGTCAGAAATCATTGATAGACGGACTCATCTACTGGTTTGAGACGTTCTTGCGCGATTTCGGTATTCCGTCGCTCATCGGCGGCTTCGTCTGGGGAGGCATCAGCTCCGTGGTAGCCTATCCATTCACGATTCGGATGATGAATCGCCACCGCACGCGCCTTGCTGAAAAAGAAGGCCTGACGTTAGCCGAATGGGAGAAACGCCATATTCATCGCTTTGCCGATCTCGCCCGTCACGGCAAAGAAGAGCTTCCTCCGTATGTGGGAGAGCACGAGGCACCCGCTGAGGCCGTTGCACGCACGGGCTTCCAGCCGCCTTCGACAGGTCGCCCCGCAAAACCAGCCGCGAGACCGGCAAAGAAGGCCACGTCGCAAACGAGGAATAAGTCGAGTGCGAATGCAAAGCAAGCCAGCGCTAAGCATGCGAACTCTAAGACAGGGAAGAAAAAGGCGTCCTCCTCCGACAAAGCGGGCCCGCGCAAAAAGAAATCCGCCTGATGCCCGAGCAACAGAAGGGCGCGACTCCTCCGAGTCGGAGTATCAAAGCTCGAGCAGTTCGGGTGGTTTGACTGCGCCGGGGGGCCGGATGCTATGTTTGTAGCGTTCTCGTGAGTTTTCTGGCGACAGCATCGACGCAAATGGTGCAAAACACCTCCGCATTCCAATGTCCCCCCACGTAAGATGGTTCAGTTCCACCAGTCTCAAGGATGATCACCCCCATTGCTACAAGCATCAGGTAGACAAAGATATAACACCTCGAATACCCCGTCGCATTAGAAATCGCCGACAGCCGCCCCCAATCCCGGTCATCGGGATAAAAATTCACCCGCTGCAATTCCTGCCCTTCCTCCTGATACTGCTTCTTCCATTTACCGCTGCTCTCAAGAAAGCTCAGTTTGTATTCCAGCAAAGGATCATCCATAAGCCCGCTTAAAAAGGAGGAAAGCGCCCAATGCTCGATCTTAATGTAAGGACTCCGCCAGAAGTATTGCTTAAAGTAACAATCCGGGATAAGTAAGGTGGAGCGGGTCCGGTAGTAGGGCTCTCGATCGGCTCGCGTCTGTTCGTTCATACAAACGGAAGGTCAAGGGCGAGCCAAATTGCTGCAGAAAAAACTGTGTCCGACATAAAAAAGGCGCCCCCTGAGAGGCGCCTCTTCGGTCAGCGTAACCGATTCGTTATCGAAACAGACTCAATTCTCAGCGCCGATCACGAACGTGTAGTTCGTCGTCGCCGAACCACCGATGTTCAGCATCAGTCCGTTCTTAGCTCCGGGAACCTGATAGCCGCCGGCCTGATCGGTTACCTGCTTGTACAGGTCGAGCGCCATACGCACGCCCGATGCACCAACCGGGTGACCCGCTCCGATCAAACCGCCCGACGGATTTACAGGCTTGCGCTTCAAGCGCTTCACGCTGTCGGCGTCGGTGATGCCGTCCATCGAGATCGTTCCGTCTTCAATGACCGTATGCTCTTCGCCCGGCTTTGTCATGCCATACGCCGAGATCGAAGCGTACTCGCTCGAAGTAAAGCAGTCGTGCGTTTCAATAACGTCGATCTTATCGATATCAAGGCCGGCGCGCTTGTAGGCGTCGACGACAGCCTGACGTGTCCACGGAAGGATGTACTCGTTATCCTTTGATTCGGCCATCTTCTTCTCGAAAAGAACGGGGGCAACACGATGTCCCCAGCCTTTCAGTTGTGCGAAGGTTTTCATGGTACGCCCGGTCTTCTTCGAGAACTCCGACGCATACGAAGGAGAAGCGAGCACCAGCAGAGCCGCTCCATCGGTAACCTGCGAACAATCCGAGATTGCAAGCCGTCCGCCGACCTCGGCGTTATACTTGCCGCCACGCGTCGTGGCCTGCTCTCTGTTCATGAACCATGTGCGGGTTTGCGCGTTCGGATTTTTCTTCGCGTTGCCATAGTTGATGCGCGAGATCTCGCCGAGACCGTCAAGGATACGCTTATCGCCGATTTTCGAGCCATAGCGCTCGATCACGCGGTCCGCAAGCTGTCCGAACAGCTTCGGGAACGGCAGGCTAACGCCCTTCGCTTCCTTCTCGTAGTAGGCGGCCGTTCCGAGGAAGTCGCCACCGACCATCGAGCTTACAGACTTCATGACCTCGACGCCGACCACGATCGCTACGTCGTAATCTCCGGCGCGGATCTTTGCATTTGCAGAATCAAGGGCAACGGACCCCGATGCGCAGGCTGCTTCGTAGCGGGCGCCCGGAACACCGTAGAAGGCCGGATGAACCTCGGTCAGGAAGGCGCCCAGATGGCCCTGATTTGCGTACTGCTCTGCATCAAAGTTGCCGACGAAAACGGCGACTCGGTTTTCTTTATTCAATCGGATGATTTCATCATAGTCCAGACCGACCTCGGCCAGTCCGTCATCCACAACCTCTCGCAGCATGGACATGAAGGTTTTTCCTTCTTTCGTCCAGTTTCTCGAAAAGTCAGTCTGAGCTCCGCCCAGAATATACGTTGCACTCATCACTTCCTCCAGGTTTGGCCTCGGGCCACGGACAGCAGAGACGATCTCAGCACTCCGGATAGGAAGTGCCCGGACCGTCTCTACGACGTTCTGATTACAGCATCCTGAAAAGTCGGCCTGGTGGCAACAAATCTTTGAGTAGCAGCTACATGCAAACCTACAACAAACTCACCTGCTTCCGCCTCCTGAGAAATCGAACTCTTTTGCCCATCGTTGTCTCTGATGACACCCGACTGAGCAAAAGTCTGAGTGGTGTGCATAGCAAAGCCAAAATTGCTCCAATTATGAACCAAAAAATAGTATGATGCTCCAATCATGAATCAAATCTGCTTGCCGGGCTCTCGACCTCCTTCTACCTTGAATCATGAGCCGGCCGGCAGAACGCGTTTACTCCCGCTATACAACCGAAGCTCTAACGCTTTTCGGTCGCTTGATTCGCATCTCTCGCCTGCGAAGACGCATGTCGGCCCAGGAGCTGGCCAGGCGTGCCGGGATTTCTCGAGGGTTGCTGCAACGCATTGAAAAAGGCGATCCTCGCTGCGAGATCGGTGTTGCCTTTGAACTGGCTGCCCTGCTTGAGCTGCCGCTCTTTCATGCCGATCAAGAGCAATTGCAGTCCCGCAACCGCCTTGCAGACGAAATGATTGCGCTCCTGCCTCAGCCTCGAGCTGGTAAACTGCAAGAGGTAGACGATGACTTCTAACGCCCCGACAGAGGCCTTTGTATGGGCATGGCTGCCTGGCGCTCTGGAGCCCGTCGTCGTCGGTCGCCTGAAAGAACAGTCCGACAGACGGCTGCTTTTCCACTATGGCCGCAGCTATCTTGATCGCCCCGATGCCATTCCACTCGATGATCGCGAGCTGCCACTACAGAAGGGATTCTTGCCCCTTTTTAACGGATTGTCCATACCCGGATGCCTTCGCGATGGTTCTCCGGATGCATGGGGCAGACGCGTTATACTGAACCGCATCGTCGGCGCATCGGACGATACGATGCAGCTCAACGAAATCACTTATATGCTGGAATCAGGTTCTGATCGCGTGGGAGCTCTTGACTTTCAGAGGTCTGCGACGGAGTACGTGCCCCGGCTTGCCGGTCCGGCTACGCTTGAAGATCTTCTTGAATCGGCCGATCGCATCGAACAGGGCAAACCTCTATCTCCCGATCTTGTGCAGGCCTTACAACACGGAACCTCAATCGGAGGAGCCCGGCCCAAGGCCTTGATCGAAACGAATTCCGAAAAGTACATTGCAAAGTTCTCAAGCAGCACGGATATCATGAACTTCGTTAAGGCTGAATTTGTCGCCATGCGCATGGCCGACCGACTCGGCCTTGATGTGGCGCAGGTTCGTCTTGTGAAGGCAGCAGGCAGAGATGTTCTTTTGATCCGGCGCTTCGATCGACTGCATACATCAAAGGGATGGCAGCGACGATTGATGCTCTCCGCTCTCACATTGCTACAGCTTGATGAGATGATGGCACGCTATGCAAGCTACGAAACATTGTGCGAAATCATTCGCCATCGTTTCGGGTCTCCTGAAGCGACACTGCGAGAACTCTTCGCACGTCTCATCTTTAACATCCTCTGCGGGAACACAGACGATCACGCCCGCAACCATGCGGCCTTCTGGAACGGCACGACCCTTCAGCTAACGCCCGCCTACGATCTATGTCCGCAACCGCGTGCAGGCAATGAAGCGACACAGGCTATGCTGATTCAAGGCGAGAACCGATTCAGTCGCCTTGACGTCTGCATCGGCGCAGCAGCACAGTTCCTGTTGTCACGGGAAGAGGCAATAGCCACCATCGACAGGTTGATTTCCGGAATTCAGGAACACTGGCAGGCAGTCTGTGACGAGGCTGAGCTTTCAGAGGTCGATCGACGTCTGCTCTGGAGGCGTCAGTTCCTGAATCCTTTTGCCTTTACTGTTAGTGCAGAAGCCTCTAAAAAAGGCTCTTTTAGCGATAAACTGTCCGAGCACTGGAAGAGATTCCTCTGACGCACCTGCCCGCCCCCGGTTTGCGCTTGCTTTCACGCTTCGCTTTCGGAGCCTGACCTATATGGCAAACATACAGGCACCAGGCATCGAGGAGATCGCTGGCAGCGTTCCCTTCCAGAAAGATGCTATCATTCAAAAAGAGTACGGCCGGTTCCTTGAGGATTTCGTCGACGGCGACCTCTACGTGCATCCCCGCGCCTTTACGATCTCGCACAGCTTCGCTCAGGAGTATGCGACCACCTTCCACGAAGCCGCTCCGCTGTTTCTGAGCGCTCCTTATGCGAAGGCGCACGGGTTTAACGACATGCTTGTTTCGCCGCTGCTTGTGTTTAACATCGCCCTGTCTCTCGGAGTGCAGAACAACTCCGAAAAGGCGATGGCCAATCTCGGTTATTATGATGTTACCTTCCTGAAGCCCGTGTATCCGGGCGATACGCTGCGTTCGCGAACAAAAGTTCTCTCGAAGAAGGCCCGCGGTGGGGACAAGCCCGGTATCGTGCACGTGCGCACCATCTGCACCAACCAGAACGGCCAGCCCGTTCTTCAGTATGAGCGCAAGATTATGGTTCCGCCGCGAGGCGATCGACCCGCATCCAGCTCGAATATCGCCTCCACGCCCGATGCGACGTTCCCCGAGCAGAGCAAGCCTGTCATCGAGCTGCCCGAGCTGCCGACGCTGAACAGAGATGTAATCGAGCATACGGGCCGCAATACCTACTTCGAAGATTTTGCAGCCGGGCAGATCTACGTTCACCGCAACATGCGCACGATCTCTGACGAGCATATGCCGTGGACCTATCGCGTCGGTAACACACATCCGCTGCATTATGATCGTCTCTATTCAAAGGCACAGTCCGGACCGATGAGCGGCGAGCCCATCGTTTACGGCGGCCTCGTTTTCGGCTGGCTGGCCGGCCTTGCAAGCCGTGATACGGCAGAAAACATGCTCTGGGATCTCGGTTATACCGAGGGCTACCATACGCAGCCTGCCTTTGCCGGCGATACGGTTGGTTCGATCTCGCGCATTTTGAAGACAGAAGACGGTCCGATTCCCGGAACGGGCATCGTTCACATCCAGCTGATCGGCGTGAAGAACATGCTCACCATGGAAGCCGTTCAGAAGTTCGGCGAAGACCTCTTCATCAAAGAGAACAACAAGAAGGATCTCGGCAAAGAGAAGATCCCCGAGAAGATTTTCGAGATCGAGCGCAAGCTTCTGATCAAGAAGCGCCCGTAAAAAGCCGGGCCTGAAAAGCGGGCCCGCGTTCATTTCTGCTTGCACGGATGAGAAATCCGTGCAAATCATTCTTTAATTCAGATAGCGTCTCAAAATGATCCCGGGACGCCCTCTATACAAAACTGGAGTCGCCGTATGTTGCAGATTGGAAAGGAACTGAGTTCCGGCCGTTATGATGTTCTGATCGTCGGGGGCGGCATTACGGGCATCGCCATCGCCCGCGAAGCCGCTGAGCGCGGCCTTTCCGTATGCCTTGTCGAAAAGAACGATTTCGGCGGAGCGACCTCGGCATCAACGTCAAAGCTGATCCACGGCGGATTGCGTTATCTGGAGAACTTTGAAATCGGCCTTGTGCGCGAGTCTCTTGCCGAGCGGCGCATTCTCGGTCTGGCCGCTTCTCATCTTGTGAAGCCGCTGCCCTTTATGATTCCCGTTCTGCCGTGGAGCAAGCCCGGCAAGCTCATCCTTCGAACGGGCCTGTATATGTATGACGCCCTTTCGTATGACCGCAATCGCGACGTACCCGAAGGGCATCAGATTCCAGGCTCCGTTTCGCTCTCAGAGCGTGAGGTGCAGGCCGTTGATCCGATGATTGCATCGATTGCGAAAGGGG
This region of Leptonema illini DSM 21528 genomic DNA includes:
- a CDS encoding DUF2062 domain-containing protein is translated as MLRRLWTIIDERLIMPFRESHAPVEEVARGTVVGLIWALTPLVGIQMYLVFMTWTIARLLRIRFSLAIGIALVWITNPLTMAFFYYGFYETGRFFLQFMNLMHSDPITMERIAVLVDAAGQKSLIDGLIYWFETFLRDFGIPSLIGGFVWGGISSVVAYPFTIRMMNRHRTRLAEKEGLTLAEWEKRHIHRFADLARHGKEELPPYVGEHEAPAEAVARTGFQPPSTGRPAKPAARPAKKATSQTRNKSSANAKQASAKHANSKTGKKKASSSDKAGPRKKKSA
- a CDS encoding DUF1564 family protein, translating into MNEQTRADREPYYRTRSTLLIPDCYFKQYFWRSPYIKIEHWALSSFLSGLMDDPLLEYKLSFLESSGKWKKQYQEEGQELQRVNFYPDDRDWGRLSAISNATGYSRCYIFVYLMLVAMGVIILETGGTEPSYVGGHWNAEVFCTICVDAVARKLTRTLQT
- a CDS encoding acetyl-CoA acetyltransferase, producing the protein MMSATYILGGAQTDFSRNWTKEGKTFMSMLREVVDDGLAEVGLDYDEIIRLNKENRVAVFVGNFDAEQYANQGHLGAFLTEVHPAFYGVPGARYEAACASGSVALDSANAKIRAGDYDVAIVVGVEVMKSVSSMVGGDFLGTAAYYEKEAKGVSLPFPKLFGQLADRVIERYGSKIGDKRILDGLGEISRINYGNAKKNPNAQTRTWFMNREQATTRGGKYNAEVGGRLAISDCSQVTDGAALLVLASPSYASEFSKKTGRTMKTFAQLKGWGHRVAPVLFEKKMAESKDNEYILPWTRQAVVDAYKRAGLDIDKIDVIETHDCFTSSEYASISAYGMTKPGEEHTVIEDGTISMDGITDADSVKRLKRKPVNPSGGLIGAGHPVGASGVRMALDLYKQVTDQAGGYQVPGAKNGLMLNIGGSATTNYTFVIGAEN
- a CDS encoding helix-turn-helix domain-containing protein, with translation MSRPAERVYSRYTTEALTLFGRLIRISRLRRRMSAQELARRAGISRGLLQRIEKGDPRCEIGVAFELAALLELPLFHADQEQLQSRNRLADEMIALLPQPRAGKLQEVDDDF
- a CDS encoding type II toxin-antitoxin system HipA family toxin, with product MTSNAPTEAFVWAWLPGALEPVVVGRLKEQSDRRLLFHYGRSYLDRPDAIPLDDRELPLQKGFLPLFNGLSIPGCLRDGSPDAWGRRVILNRIVGASDDTMQLNEITYMLESGSDRVGALDFQRSATEYVPRLAGPATLEDLLESADRIEQGKPLSPDLVQALQHGTSIGGARPKALIETNSEKYIAKFSSSTDIMNFVKAEFVAMRMADRLGLDVAQVRLVKAAGRDVLLIRRFDRLHTSKGWQRRLMLSALTLLQLDEMMARYASYETLCEIIRHRFGSPEATLRELFARLIFNILCGNTDDHARNHAAFWNGTTLQLTPAYDLCPQPRAGNEATQAMLIQGENRFSRLDVCIGAAAQFLLSREEAIATIDRLISGIQEHWQAVCDEAELSEVDRRLLWRRQFLNPFAFTVSAEASKKGSFSDKLSEHWKRFL
- a CDS encoding MaoC family dehydratase encodes the protein MANIQAPGIEEIAGSVPFQKDAIIQKEYGRFLEDFVDGDLYVHPRAFTISHSFAQEYATTFHEAAPLFLSAPYAKAHGFNDMLVSPLLVFNIALSLGVQNNSEKAMANLGYYDVTFLKPVYPGDTLRSRTKVLSKKARGGDKPGIVHVRTICTNQNGQPVLQYERKIMVPPRGDRPASSSNIASTPDATFPEQSKPVIELPELPTLNRDVIEHTGRNTYFEDFAAGQIYVHRNMRTISDEHMPWTYRVGNTHPLHYDRLYSKAQSGPMSGEPIVYGGLVFGWLAGLASRDTAENMLWDLGYTEGYHTQPAFAGDTVGSISRILKTEDGPIPGTGIVHIQLIGVKNMLTMEAVQKFGEDLFIKENNKKDLGKEKIPEKIFEIERKLLIKKRP